A stretch of the Portunus trituberculatus isolate SZX2019 chromosome 11, ASM1759143v1, whole genome shotgun sequence genome encodes the following:
- the LOC123502385 gene encoding uncharacterized protein LOC123502385 isoform X3, with product MTKVGQRCAYFHSQKKRSLRGLGFMLSSKQTHPQPKAPRISARHRSSPVTSTTSVDPATETTTTHKLDLTGVDDPKA from the exons ATGACAAAAGTGGGCCAAAGGTGtgcttattttcattcccaaaagaagagaagcttgCGCGGGCTTGGCTTCATGCTATCAAGCAAGCAGACTCATCCCCAACCAAAAGCACCAAG GATCTCTGCCAGACACCGCAGCTCACcagtcacctccaccacaagtGTGGACCCCGCtacagagaccaccaccactcataagCTTGATCTAacag gcgttgacgatccaaaggcctga
- the LOC123502385 gene encoding uncharacterized protein LOC123502385 isoform X2, with protein sequence MTADTEDSTNQELVIRSRDCSDPVRPAPSGKDSLWLRTAPTLTVAAAATATRRGTASHWAFTAVPLIHVPPSPLLALRDFASQRPGKHLLHHHHHHHHRSPEIQLRIADILLFNACCHYHLIMVVSLYLDLLSLLNNNV encoded by the exons ATGACGGCAGACACGGAAGATTCCACTAACCAG gagttggtGATCCGAAGCCGTGACTGCAGCGATCCCGTGCGGCCTGCACCATCAGGGAAGGACTCTCTCTGGCTTCGCACTGCGCCTACATTGACCGTTGCCGCCGCTGCTACCGCTACTCGGAGGGGCACTGCCTCGCATTGGGCCTTCACTGCCGTCCCGCTAATACACGTGCCGCCGTCGCCACTACTGGCACTGAGGGACTTCGCCTCGCAGCGGCCTGGCAAacacctgctacaccaccaccaccaccaccaccaccggagtCCAGAGATTCAGCTTCGCATAGCAGACATCCTCCTATTCAACgcttgctgccactaccacctcatTATGGTGGTGTCACTGTACTTGGATCTGTTGTCACTACTGAATAATAATGTGTAA
- the LOC123502385 gene encoding uncharacterized protein LOC123502385 isoform X1, whose protein sequence is MKGQDATSHGRRWEENEGEGCNWSELVIRSRDCSDPVRPAPSGKDSLWLRTAPTLTVAAAATATRRGTASHWAFTAVPLIHVPPSPLLALRDFASQRPGKHLLHHHHHHHHRSPEIQLRIADILLFNACCHYHLIMVVSLYLDLLSLLNNNV, encoded by the exons ATGAAGGGCCAGGATGCTACGTCACACGGGAGACGctgggaggagaacgagggagaagggtgtaactggagt gagttggtGATCCGAAGCCGTGACTGCAGCGATCCCGTGCGGCCTGCACCATCAGGGAAGGACTCTCTCTGGCTTCGCACTGCGCCTACATTGACCGTTGCCGCCGCTGCTACCGCTACTCGGAGGGGCACTGCCTCGCATTGGGCCTTCACTGCCGTCCCGCTAATACACGTGCCGCCGTCGCCACTACTGGCACTGAGGGACTTCGCCTCGCAGCGGCCTGGCAAacacctgctacaccaccaccaccaccaccaccaccggagtCCAGAGATTCAGCTTCGCATAGCAGACATCCTCCTATTCAACgcttgctgccactaccacctcatTATGGTGGTGTCACTGTACTTGGATCTGTTGTCACTACTGAATAATAATGTGTAA